The Saccharopolyspora gregorii genomic interval ACGCGGGTGCGCCGACCCACAAGAAGCTGGAGCCGACCAGGGTCGGCGGCAGAGACGCCGTCGCGGGCGGTGAAGCGGGTCAGGTCACGGAGGGACAGGTCGTCGACAGCACGGCCGAGGCCGCTCCCGAGCAGCCCGCCGCGCCGCAGCAGCAGGCCCCCGCGGAGCAGGCACCGCCCGCTCCGGCCCCGCAGCCCGAGCCGTACACCCCGCCGCAGAGCTACGAGCCGCAGGCCCAGAGCTACGAGCGGCGTCCCGCGTACGGCGAGGGCGGCACGCCCGGAGTCTCGGTGCCGACCCGCTCCGGCGGCGGCTACCCGACGCACACCGGCACCCAGGGCATGAGCGGTCAGCTGCCGTCGCGGCCGGTGCCGGTCTCCGACGACAACGACGACGACGTGGACATTCCTCCGTTCATGCGACGCTGATCGCCTTTGAGCGTGAGCCAGAATGGGCACCGGGACGGACTTCGTCCCGGTGCCCGCTCATGTGCGGGCACCGGTGCTCCGGGACGCCGCCCCGCCAGTCGGCAACGACCCTTCGAGATCGGGAGTGATGGAGTGCGGATCCGGCGCGTGATCACCACGCGGGAAGGCGGCAGCTCGAAGCCGCCGTTCGACTCGTTCAACCTCGGCGGCCGGGTCGGCGACGACCCCGAGGCGCTCGCGGCCAACGAGCGCAAGCTCGCCGCCGGCATCGGGCTGGACCCGTCGCGGCTGGTGTGGATGGAGCAGATCCACGGCAAGAACGCCGAACTCGTCGACGGCCCGCGCCCGGAACCGGTGGAGGCCACCGACGCCCTGGTGAGCGCGCAGCCCGGGCTGGCGCTGGCGGTGCTCACCGCGGACTGCGTGCCGGTGCTGCTCGGCGACCCGGTGACCGGCGTGGTGGCCGCGGTGCACGCGGGCCGGGTCGGCGCCCGGGTCGGCGTCCTCGTCGAGGCGCTGAAGGCGATGCGCGGCGCGGGCGCCCGCATCGACGACATCGAGGCGCTGCTGGGACCCGCCGCCTGCGGCCAGTGCTACGAGGTGCCCGAGTCGATGCGCGACGACGTCGAGGAGTACCTGCCCGGCAGCGCCTGCCGCACCCGCAAGGGCACGCCGGGGCTGGACCTGCGCGCGGGGCTGTGGGAGCAGCTGGCGGGCGCCGGGATCGCGAAGATCGGCATCGATCCGCGCTGCACGATGGAGAGCCGCGAGCTGTTCAGCCACCGCCGTGACGGGCCCCGCACGGGCCGGTTCGCCGCCGTGGTGTGGGCGGAGCGGGAGGAGTCGTGAGCGAGGACGACGAGCGCCGCGCGGAGCTCGCCGAGTCCCTGAGCTCGATCCGGCAGCGCCTCGCGGCGGCCTGTGCGGCCGCTGGGCGGCCGGTGGCGGACGTGCAGCTGCTGGCGGTGACCAAGACCTTCCCGGCGCGGGACGTGGCGCTGCTGGCCGATCTGGGCCTGGTCTCGTTCGCGGAGAACCGCGAGCAGGAGGCCCGGCCGAAGGTCGCCGAGCTGGCCGCCCTGCGCCCCGCCGCGGAGGCGCGCTGGCACATGGTCGGGCAGCTGCAGCGGAACAAGGCGCGCTCGGTCGCCCGCTGGGCGGACGTCGTGGAGTCCGCGGACAGCCCGCGGCTGGTGGAGGCGCTGGCCGGTGCCGTGCGCAACGCGCTCGACGCGGGAGAGCGGACACGCCCGCTCGAAGTTCTCGTTCAGGTGAACCTGGACGAGGCGGCCGGCCGGGGTGGCTGCCCCGCCGCCGAGGTGCCCGCGCTCGCCGCCGACATCGCCGCGCGGGATGAGCTCAGGTTGCGCGGAGTCATGGCCGTGGCGCCTCAGAACACCGCGCCGGACGTGGCCTTCGACACACTTTCGGCGATCTCCGCCCGGCTCCGCCGGGACCACCCCGAAGCTGGGGAGATCTCGGCGGGGATGAGCGGCGATCTGGAGAGTGCTGTGGCCCACGGCTCCACCAGGGTGCGTGTCGGAACAGCGCTGCTGGGAGGGCGGCGGTTAATCTCGCCGTAGCCTGGGCGGAGGGTCGAACGCCGGTCGAACCGCGCTCGGCTCCGGAGGAGTCGCGGAGGAAGGGCACGCCGATGAGCACGATGCACAAGCTGAAGGCCTACTTCGGCATGGTGCC includes:
- the pgeF gene encoding peptidoglycan editing factor PgeF; this encodes MRIRRVITTREGGSSKPPFDSFNLGGRVGDDPEALAANERKLAAGIGLDPSRLVWMEQIHGKNAELVDGPRPEPVEATDALVSAQPGLALAVLTADCVPVLLGDPVTGVVAAVHAGRVGARVGVLVEALKAMRGAGARIDDIEALLGPAACGQCYEVPESMRDDVEEYLPGSACRTRKGTPGLDLRAGLWEQLAGAGIAKIGIDPRCTMESRELFSHRRDGPRTGRFAAVVWAEREES
- a CDS encoding YggS family pyridoxal phosphate-dependent enzyme encodes the protein MSEDDERRAELAESLSSIRQRLAAACAAAGRPVADVQLLAVTKTFPARDVALLADLGLVSFAENREQEARPKVAELAALRPAAEARWHMVGQLQRNKARSVARWADVVESADSPRLVEALAGAVRNALDAGERTRPLEVLVQVNLDEAAGRGGCPAAEVPALAADIAARDELRLRGVMAVAPQNTAPDVAFDTLSAISARLRRDHPEAGEISAGMSGDLESAVAHGSTRVRVGTALLGGRRLISP